The following coding sequences are from one Lolium rigidum isolate FL_2022 chromosome 6, APGP_CSIRO_Lrig_0.1, whole genome shotgun sequence window:
- the LOC124666961 gene encoding lectin-like, translated as MGAAPSHQEASSASSRTEDGRVVPMMASSAATTSDTANQAQSKRAPAPHMFREIVAGEKVTDVAALEDQVGTGILLAGKTKKYWADQRTRHNCFMLLPRGLHITWSEDLKYWTWQPLKEGSDAEAETEAAALQNVCWLEIIGKLELSHLTPGITYEAVFEVMLTDPAYGWSTPVNLRLKLPDGTVQQHKENLMAKPRGEWLQLKVGEVKPQKGQNGEAEVSMFEYEGGQWKRGLLIKGIKVVPKE; from the exons ATGGGGGCGGCACCATCACACCAGGAGGCGTCCTCCGCCTCGTCGCGCACCGAGGATGGCCGCGTCGTGCCGATGATGGCATCCAGCGCTGCTACCACCTCCGATACCGCCAACCAGGCCCAGTCCAAGAGAGCGCCGGCGCCTCACATGTTCCGGGAGATCGTCGCCGGGGAGAAGGTCACCGATGTGGCTGCACTAGAAGACCAGGTCGGCACGGGGATCCTCTTGGCCGGGAAGACAAAG AAGTATTGGGCTGATCAGAGGACCAGGCACAACTGCTTCATGCTGCTCCCCAGAGGCCTCCACATCACCTGGAGCGAGGACCTGAAATACTGGACTTGGCAACCCCTGAAAGAAGGAAG TGACGCGGAAGCCGAaaccgaggcggcggcgctgcagaACGTGTGCTGGCTGGAGATCATTGGGAAGCTGGAGCTGTCCCACCTCACACCAGGAATCACCTACGAGGCTGTCTTCGAAGTGATGCTCACCGACCCGGCCTACGGTTGGTCTACGCCGGTGAACCTCCGGCTGAAGCTCCCCGACGGCACGGTTCAGCAGCACAAGGAGAACCTGATGGCCAAGCCCAGAGGGGAGTGGCTGCAGCTCAAGGTTGGGGAGGTCAAGCCGCAGAAGGGGCAGAATGGAGAAGCCGAGGTCTCCATGTTTGAGTACGAGGGTGGGCAGTGGAAGAGGGGGCTCCTCATCAAGGGCATCAAGGTCGTCCCAAAAGAATGA